From Kingella potus, a single genomic window includes:
- a CDS encoding multifunctional CCA addition/repair protein: protein MKTYLVGGAVRDALLGLEVQDRDWVVVGGHPDTLVRRGYKPVGRDFPVFLHPITHEEYALARTERKTGKGYSGFSCYAEPDVTLEQDLMRRDLTINAMAQDADGTVIDPFGGQADLRNKILRHVSPAFAEDPVRILRTARFAARYGFAVAPETAALMRGMVENGEARALVPERVWKELAKGLMEKHPERMIEVLRECGALKTVLPEVDALFGVPQRADYHPEIDSGIHTLLTLRRAAALDLSLPERYAALLHDLGKARTPAEILPRHHGHDVAGVEPVQAVSARLRVPKACAELAELVCRWHIILHSVQTLRAKTVLNVLQRTDAFRRPERFRLMLNVCTADIQGRLGKESEAYPQAEHWLSLIEAAAKVDTAAIVATCRKTLKIPEAIRLARLEEIDRIHEPYRKQAV from the coding sequence ATGAAAACCTATCTCGTCGGCGGCGCGGTGCGCGACGCATTGCTCGGCCTTGAAGTACAGGATCGGGACTGGGTGGTGGTCGGCGGTCATCCGGATACGCTGGTCAGGCGGGGCTACAAACCCGTCGGCCGCGATTTTCCCGTTTTCCTTCATCCGATTACCCATGAAGAATACGCTCTGGCACGCACCGAGCGCAAAACCGGCAAAGGCTACAGCGGCTTTTCCTGCTACGCCGAACCCGACGTTACCCTCGAACAGGATCTGATGCGCCGCGATCTGACCATCAACGCCATGGCGCAGGATGCGGACGGCACCGTCATCGACCCCTTCGGCGGACAGGCCGATCTGCGCAACAAAATCCTGCGCCACGTATCCCCCGCTTTTGCCGAAGATCCCGTCCGCATCCTGCGTACCGCCCGTTTCGCCGCCCGCTACGGCTTTGCCGTTGCCCCCGAAACCGCAGCCCTGATGCGCGGCATGGTGGAAAACGGCGAAGCACGCGCGCTTGTGCCCGAGCGCGTTTGGAAAGAGCTGGCCAAAGGCCTGATGGAGAAACATCCCGAACGCATGATAGAAGTACTGCGCGAATGCGGCGCACTCAAAACCGTGCTGCCCGAAGTGGACGCGCTCTTCGGCGTGCCGCAACGCGCCGACTACCATCCCGAAATCGACAGCGGCATCCACACCCTGCTCACGCTGCGCCGCGCCGCCGCCCTCGATCTGTCCCTGCCCGAACGCTATGCCGCCCTGCTGCACGATTTGGGCAAAGCCCGCACGCCCGCCGAAATCCTGCCGCGCCACCACGGCCACGATGTGGCCGGAGTAGAGCCGGTTCAAGCCGTCAGTGCCCGCCTGCGCGTTCCCAAAGCCTGTGCCGAACTGGCGGAACTCGTCTGCCGCTGGCACATCATACTGCACAGCGTCCAAACCCTCCGCGCCAAAACCGTCCTCAATGTTTTGCAGCGCACCGACGCTTTCCGCCGCCCGGAACGCTTCCGCCTGATGCTCAACGTCTGCACCGCCGACATACAAGGCAGGCTGGGCAAAGAAAGCGAAGCCTACCCGCAGGCCGAACACTGGCTTTCCCTGATTGAAGCGGCCGCAAAGGTGGACACCGCCGCCATAGTCGCCACCTGCCGCAAAACCCTGAAAATCCCGGAAGCCATCCGTCTGGCGCGTTTGGAAGAAATCGACCGCATACACGAGCCGTACCGCAAACAGGCCGTCTGA
- a CDS encoding TonB-dependent siderophore receptor, with amino-acid sequence MAIPACPRYKIPALLLAAAVQTAYAQNGGDAVQAVLEEVKVSGRRTGNTTEKQQSYTINNMNTATGMALSVKDTPQSVGVLTRSQLDDRALNSLDDALNTATGVNVVREASRLRFQTRGFFVDQIGEDGLTHNVAGRQGLSDNVEVSPNTDLAVYDHVEILRGAAGLTVAQSEPGGTVNLIRKRPTAKFQHIGEASFDKWGTRRGMLDVSGSLLSAAGLRGRVVGVHEHSESFKDRVNGRKNVLYGTLEADVGANGLFSLGGLYQKSHDKPDFTGILLPCVDPENSFGERCGNTPEIMPRNTYLAQNWTRGESARKNLFAKFKWGFDNGWKAGADANYTRTKSDSRIGTFVTEAVTWPGAASTGGRSTHSIHPFRYQKTDKQYGLKFDLSGQYGLWGGTHDFYAAYTFNKENTRSRFTRYWNKTARYYPDYGGYWRLENNSYPIYGIRGDEVPEPDWNELDGTEKTVYDSRFGGNQVLYYDLNSYYNKASNHGFALSNRFNWGRWHLLAGARYTRYRNHSAKILDIWDGERKLPRADYEHFSDLKGSKWIPYAGITYDITPQHSLYASYTGVFKPQENTDTTHRNLLPPVLGNNLEVGWKAALFDNKLNASVSLFRIVQKNRGIAVVDNNFMTAMNPVGRVISQGIDAELAGSLTPDWQIFAGYTYNKSRYSRAEKPKRRCFDWNTFTEVECLGRAWDEDLNFSRHTPQHMFRLYTSYTLPGGKWQIGAGVNAQSKTSSLYNISQGGYAVWSGHVQYRINKNAYVSLIGKNLGDKIYFENNAYRTRSRNNFYGTPRSYTLKAGWRF; translated from the coding sequence ATGGCTATTCCAGCATGTCCGCGTTACAAAATCCCCGCCCTGCTGCTGGCCGCCGCTGTTCAGACGGCCTATGCGCAAAACGGCGGGGATGCCGTTCAAGCCGTTCTTGAAGAAGTGAAAGTAAGCGGCAGGCGCACCGGCAACACCACCGAAAAGCAGCAGTCCTACACCATCAACAATATGAACACCGCCACCGGCATGGCTTTGTCGGTAAAAGACACGCCGCAGTCGGTGGGCGTGCTGACCCGCAGCCAGCTTGACGACCGCGCCCTCAACAGCTTGGACGACGCGCTCAACACAGCCACCGGTGTGAATGTCGTACGCGAAGCCTCACGTCTGCGTTTTCAGACGCGGGGCTTTTTTGTCGATCAAATCGGCGAAGACGGCCTTACCCACAATGTTGCCGGGCGGCAGGGTTTGAGCGACAACGTCGAAGTATCGCCCAACACCGATTTGGCGGTTTACGACCACGTTGAAATCCTGCGCGGCGCGGCCGGGCTGACAGTGGCGCAGAGCGAGCCGGGCGGCACGGTAAACCTCATCCGCAAACGGCCGACGGCCAAGTTCCAGCATATCGGCGAAGCCAGCTTCGACAAATGGGGTACGCGGCGCGGTATGCTCGACGTTTCGGGCAGCCTGCTCTCTGCGGCGGGTTTGCGCGGGCGCGTTGTCGGCGTACACGAACACAGCGAATCGTTTAAAGACCGTGTAAACGGCCGTAAAAACGTGCTGTACGGCACACTCGAAGCCGACGTGGGCGCAAACGGACTGTTCAGCCTGGGCGGCCTGTATCAGAAATCGCACGACAAGCCCGATTTCACGGGCATATTGCTGCCCTGCGTCGATCCTGAAAACAGCTTTGGCGAAAGATGCGGCAACACCCCCGAAATCATGCCGCGCAACACCTATCTTGCCCAAAACTGGACGCGCGGCGAATCGGCACGCAAAAACCTGTTTGCCAAATTCAAATGGGGTTTTGACAACGGCTGGAAGGCCGGCGCGGATGCCAATTACACCCGTACGAAATCCGACAGCCGCATCGGCACATTCGTAACCGAAGCCGTTACCTGGCCGGGCGCGGCCTCGACAGGCGGGCGCAGCACCCACTCCATACACCCGTTCCGCTATCAGAAAACCGACAAACAATACGGCCTCAAATTCGATCTTTCCGGCCAATACGGCCTGTGGGGCGGCACACATGACTTTTACGCCGCCTACACATTCAACAAAGAAAACACCCGCTCGCGCTTCACCCGCTATTGGAACAAAACGGCAAGATACTATCCCGACTACGGCGGCTACTGGCGTTTGGAAAACAACAGCTACCCGATTTACGGCATACGCGGCGACGAAGTTCCCGAACCCGACTGGAACGAGCTGGACGGCACGGAAAAAACCGTATACGACAGCCGTTTCGGCGGCAACCAAGTGCTGTATTACGACTTAAACAGCTATTACAACAAAGCAAGCAACCACGGATTTGCCCTCAGCAACCGGTTCAACTGGGGCAGATGGCACCTGCTGGCAGGCGCACGCTACACCCGCTACCGCAACCACTCGGCCAAAATCCTCGACATTTGGGACGGCGAACGCAAACTGCCGCGTGCCGATTACGAGCATTTTTCCGACCTCAAAGGCAGCAAATGGATTCCCTATGCCGGCATCACCTACGACATCACGCCGCAGCACAGCCTGTATGCCAGCTACACCGGCGTGTTCAAACCGCAGGAAAACACCGACACCACCCACCGCAACCTGCTGCCGCCCGTATTGGGCAACAATCTGGAAGTCGGCTGGAAAGCGGCCTTGTTCGACAACAAACTCAACGCCTCGGTCAGCCTGTTCCGCATCGTCCAGAAAAACCGTGGTATCGCCGTCGTCGACAACAACTTCATGACCGCCATGAACCCCGTCGGCCGCGTCATCAGCCAGGGCATCGATGCGGAACTGGCCGGCAGCCTCACGCCGGACTGGCAGATTTTCGCCGGCTACACCTATAACAAAAGCCGCTATTCGCGTGCCGAAAAGCCGAAAAGAAGATGCTTCGACTGGAACACCTTCACCGAAGTCGAATGCCTGGGCAGAGCCTGGGACGAAGACCTCAACTTCAGCCGCCACACCCCGCAGCATATGTTCCGCCTGTATACCAGCTACACCCTGCCCGGCGGCAAATGGCAAATCGGTGCAGGCGTAAACGCCCAAAGCAAAACCTCCAGCCTCTACAACATCAGCCAGGGCGGCTACGCCGTTTGGAGCGGACACGTGCAGTACCGCATAAACAAAAACGCCTACGTCAGCCTGATCGGCAAAAACCTGGGCGACAAAATCTATTTTGAAAACAATGCCTACCGCACCCGTTCGCGCAACAATTTCTACGGCACGCCGCGCAGCTACACGCTTAAAGCAGGCTGGCGTTTCTAA